The DNA segment CCACGAAAACCGCGACTGTGCCGATCGACGGGACGACGCTGACAGTCGTCGTGCCGGCGGGACGAGATGTCGATCCGGACCGCAAAGTCGGGTTCATCGAAGCCTTTGCCGGGCCGTATTCGCTGTCGGGCGACACCGACAGCGTCGTGCTCGTCTCGGTGCCCGACACGTTCCCGAACAGGGGGCTGATGTACGCCGACGACAGGGGGTATGTCACGACTGAGTCATTTTGGGACGGCGACGCCCACAGCGTCTGGATCCACGAGTATATCCACGCACGGCAGGACTTTCGGACCGCCGACGGTATGACGTGGTTCCGTGAGGCCAGTGCCCGCTATCTGAGTCAGCGATTTATGCAGGAACAATACGAGGGTGTGACGACATCCGACGTTCACGCGGCCCTTGCCGGTCGCTCGGAGGATACGGCTGTCACGCTTGCGAATCGGACGACCTGGGACGGGACGAACGGCCACTACTACGTCGGGGCCCGACTGCTGGCGGCGGTCGACGCGGAGATCCGGGCCGCAAGCGAGGGGGATCACACGGTGGTCGACGTGTTCTGGGCGATGAACGCCGAGGACGACCCGGTTACTATCGAGCGGTTCGTCGAACTCGTCGAGCGGTGGACCGAACGCGACCAGCCGTGGATCAGGGACGCGATTGAGGGCGACCGACCGATCCCGGAACGACACGAACGGTCTAACTGAGGGCGCGTTACCGCTCGACGGTCACGTCGGCGATCGATTCGAGGTACTTGAGGACGGCCGTCATGTCCTCGTTTCCGTGTCCCATCGCGCTGGCGGCGCTGAACGATTCGCGCGCCGCGGCGGTCTGTGGGAGCTGGACGCCGACGTCGTTTGCGACCTCGTTGGCGTACCGCAGGTCCTTGAACTGCAGGTCGACCGGGAACCGCGGCTGGAAGTCACGCTCGGCGATCAGATCGCCCTTGATACGGAACAGCGGCGAGTCGACCGCGCCGGCCTCGACGACCTGTTGCATGGCTTCGAGATCCAGCCCCTGTGCGGCGCCGAACGTCAGTGCCTCCGCGTAGGCACTCATCATATCCCCGAGCAGGAGATTGACGAACAGCTTCATCCTGGCGCCGTCACCCACGTCGCCACACCGGACGATCGGTTCGCCCATCGCGGCCAGAATCGCCTCGACGTCGTCGATAACGTCGTCGTCACCGCCGGCAAGCACCGTCAGTGTGCCCTCCTCGGCTGGACCGACCGTGCCCGAGACCGGCGCGTCGACGAACCGCGCGTTCTGTGCCTGGACAGTCTGGGCGGCCGCCTCGGTCGCTTCGGGCGTGACGGTGCTCATCTGGATGACGGTCGTCTCGGAGTCGAGGCCGATGAGCAGTCCATCCTCCCCGTCCAAGACGGCCGCCAGCGCCTCGTCGTCGGTGACCATTATCACGACGACGTCGGCTTGCTGGCCGACCGCCCGGGGCGAGTCCGCGACGTCGATCCCGGCGTCGGCGAACGGCTCTGTCGGCCCGTCGCTGCGGTTGTACACGAGCAAGTCGTGGCCGGCTTCTTCGAGGTTCCACGCCATCGGCGTCCCCATCGCGCCCAGTCCGATGAATCCGATCGTTTGCATATGCGCTCGTGTACTCGGCCGACACACTTGAGTGCGGTCGTTTGCTCGTGGCCCGACGCGGGAAACGTTCATCGGGGTCGGGGACGAACGGCGAGGTATGAGCGACAACAGCTGGCGGGACGCACTCGCCGCCGAGCGGATGCGAGTCGATCGGGAGTTCGAAGAGCAGGTGCAGTCGTCGTCGTTCACGCGCCAGCAGTGGGGGCTGGTGATGACGGCTGTCGAATTCGACATCGACGGGCCGAGCGAGCCTGAGACGGCCCAGTTGGTCGCCGATACGAGCAAGCTCCCGAGCGTCATGCCCCAGATCGAACAGATGGAACAGAGTGGGGGCGGTATGGGTGCACCCGCCGGTGGCGCGGGCGGTGGTGGCGGCAGCGGCGGTGGACTGCTGGGCAAGCTCGCGAGCATCCTGCCGGGCGGGGACAGTTCCGGCGGGGGGAAACGTCAGGACGAGGCGGCATCGCTCGCCCAAGAGTACGCCGAAGCGCTCCAGCAGCGTCTGGAAAAGCGCGATCGCTGGCAGGCGATCTGCGAGCAGGCTAGCGCGGAGTGAGCGGTCTCCGGCGAAGCGGTGTGCTTTTGCCCCGGCCGGGCGCTCACTCGGACATGAGCGACGACGACAGCGAGCAACTCACGTACGCGGCGGCCGGGGTGGACATCGACGCCAGCGAGGCCGCAACCAAGGCACTCATCGGTGCGGCCGGGGAGTTCGAGGGGGATTACGCCGGGCTGGTAGACATCGGCGAACAATACCTGGCGCTGGCGACCGACGGCGTCGGGACGAAGCTGCTGGTCGCGGAGGCCGTCGACGATTACTCGACGGTCAGCATCGATTGCATCGCGATGAACGCCAACGACCTGATCGCGACGGGGGTCGAGCCGGTCGCGTTCGTCGATTACCTGGCCGTCGAGACGCCCGACGAGGGGACAAGCGAGGAGATCGGTGCCGGGTTGCGTGAGGGGGCCGAACGTGCGGGGGTCGCGCTCGTCGGCGGCGAGACGGCCGTGATGCCGGACGTGATCAGGGGTCTGGACATCGCCGGGACCTGTGCCGGGCTCGCGCCGAAAGACGCCGTCTTCCCCGGCGAAGCCCAGCCGGGCGACGCGATCGTCGGGTGGCCGTCCTCGGGGATCCACTCCAACGGGCTGACGCTGGCCCGGGAGGCAGTCACGCGCGAGCACGAATACACGGATCCGTTCCCGCCGGCCCCCGAGCGGACAATCGCCGAGGAGCTGTTGACGCCGACGCGCATCTACAGCGACGTGCTCGCTCCCCTGCGCCAGCACGACGCCCACGCCGCGGCGCACGTGACCGGCGGCGGTTGGACAAACCTCACTCGAATGGGCCCCTTCCACTACGAGATCACGGATCCGTTCCAGCCCCAGCCGATCTTCGAGTTCGTCCAGCAGGAGGGCAACGTCGACAGCGAGGAGATGCACCGGACGTTCAATATGGGCACTGGATTTGTCGCTGCGCTGGCCGAAGCCGACGCCGAGACAGTCGTCGCCGACAGCGAGGACGCCCGGATCATCGGGCACGTCGAAGACGGTCCCGAGCGCGTTTCGATCCGGGGCCTGGATCTCGACTGATAGTGACCGTTGTACGTCTGTGCCGCATCGGCTGTACCGCGGCGGTCGGACCTTACAGCGATCCGTACGAAATCAACGGAGCGAAGATATAAACGACGCTAGAGGTTTATGCGGCTGGCTCCCGTAGTGATCGAATGGAGCCAACCGGCTCCGTAGTGTCACACGCGCGGGATCCCATCTCCCGCCGTTTTCCTTTGCCTGAAAATTATATAGCCGCGCCACCTACTTGGGGGCGAGTGACGGACAACACCCATCGAGAGTCAGCAGTCGTCGCCAAGCGAGTCGATTCCGGCAGTGCCGACACCGCCGAGATCACCGACCTCGCCCGTTCGGCAGGCTACGACGTCGCCGGCGAACTCACCCAGACCCGGACAGAGGACCCGGCGTTTCACATCGGGGAGGGGAAAGCCGAACAGCTGGCCGAAGTCGTCGCCCGGACGGACGCTTCCGTGGTCGTCTTCGACAACCAGCTTGGCCCGTATCAGACCTACAACCTCGGCAACAAGCTTCCCGAAGGCGTCCGGATCCTCGATCGGTTCCGGCTCATCCTGGAGATCTTCGGCCAGCGTGCCCAGACCCGCAAGGCCCAGCTGCAGGTCGAACTCGCCGAACTCCGGTACGAACTCCCGCGGGCGGAAGCCAAGGCCAGTCTCGCAAAGCGCGACGAGCGCCCCGGGTTCATGGGGCTTGGCGAATACGACGAGAGTCGCGAGCAGGACATCAAAAACCAGATCGCCAACATCCGTGAAGAGCTCCAGTCGATCGAAGAGACCGAACAACATCGCCGCGAGCAGCGCCGCGAATCCGGATTCGACCTGGTGGCGCTTGCGGGCTACACCAACGCCGGCAAGTCCACACTGCTGCGCCGACTGGCAGCGGACATGGCGGTCGACGACAACGAGGACCTCCACCCCGACCTGGACCCGACCGCCGAAAGCGAGGACCGGCTGTTCACCACGCTCGGGACGACGACCCGGCAGGCCGACCTGGATCGCCGTGACGTGCTGGTGACCGACACTGTCGGGTTCATCTCGGATCTCCCGCACTGGCTGGTCGAATCGTTCAAGTCGACGCTCGATTCGGTCTACCGCGCGGATCTCGTGCTGCTGGTCATCGATGTCAGCGAGCCCGTCGAGGAGATCCGCGAGAAACTCGTCACCAGCCACGACACGCTCTACGAGCGCAACGAAGCTCCCATTCTCACCGTTCTGAACAAGATCGACGCCGTCGAGGACGGCGAACTCCGCGAGAAGCGCGAGGCGCTGTCGGCGCTGGCTCCGAATCCGGTGGCCGTCAGCGCCAGGGAGGGACAGAACATCGACCGGCTCCGCGAGCGGATCGACGAGGCGCTGCCGGACCTCCAGCGCGAACGGCTCGTGCTCCCGATGACCGACGACGCGATGAGTCTGGTCTCCTGGATCCACGACCACGCGAACGTCGAGGACGTCGAGTACGGCGAGCGGATCGTCGTCGACTTCGAGGCGCGACTGTCGGTCGTCGAGCGAGCGCGTGCGAAGGCGAGCGACCTCGTCGAACCGTCGGCCGAACCGACGTGACGCTAGCCCAGGACGTACCGCAGCCACGGGTTGTTCTCGACGACGGCCGTCCGTTCGAGATACTCGTCGACGCCGAGGATCCGGCCGGCCCCGAAGGCCCCGATGCCGAACAGCAGCGCGATGTACACGACGTGGCTGTCGATGAGCAGGCTGTTCTCGAGAGGGTACCCGGAGAGATAATAGAACAGCATGATGACCGAACCCCAGAAGGCGCTCCAGCGGACCGCGGCCCCGACTATTAGCGCCAGGCCGACCAGCGTCAGCCCCCACATGTTCAGCGGATCGATGAGGCCGACGTAGTTCTGCGCCATCGTTTCCCACAGACCGGGGAAGAGACTCCCTTCTCGGCTGGCTGCGCCCATCAAATAACCCTGTGCGGACCAGTCGCCGGCCAGTAACTTGTCGATCCCGGCATAAAAGAAGACCCATCCCATCACCAGCCGCAGCGTCACTAGGGAGTAACCGACCCACCGCTCCGAGTACTCGAACGTCGTTTCGCGCCCGAAGATGTCCGTCTCAATCGTTCGCCTTGACATTGTGTGTCACTATCTATCTAGTCAGAGTCTATGCACTTAAACATACCCACATATAAGGGGTCTATAAATAGTCTACAAGATCTATCCGTAGTTCATTTCCGCAATCGTTACCGGGTCGATTTCTCCTTTTCGAGCACCCGCACGTCCGAGATCCTCGTCTCCGGGTACTGGCCGTCCGCGTCCTTTTCGGCGGCCTTGACCATGTCCCAGACGACGTTCAGTCCCGTCGTGACGCCCTCCAGGGCTTCCATTTCACAGCCCGTCTTGCCGGTGGTCTCGACGGCCACGGTCAGCGTCACCTCTGTATCGCCGACCTCGAAGTCGGTCTCGACGTTGGTGATCGGGATCTGATGGCACATCGGAATCGTCTCCCATGTGTGTTTGACCGCCTGGATCGCCCCGATCCGCGCCGTCGCGAGGACGTCCCCCTTCTCGAGTTCACTCGCACGGATCGCCTCGACCGTCGAAGCCTCCAGGTGGATCGTTCCGCGAGCGACCGCCCGACGCTGGCTATCGGGCTTGTCGCCGACGTCGACCATCTGCGCGTCGCCGGACGCGTCGGTGTGGGTCAGTTCGTCGCCGCCACGCCCGTCCGCGTCGTCACGCATCGTCGACCCCCCACATCACTGGCGGGATGGCGTCGAGCAGGTCCGTCGCCACGAGACCGTATCCCCGCCGGTCGACGATTCGATCGCCCGCCGCGCCGGTGACGTACGCGCCGATCGCCGCCGCAGCCATCGGGTCCCGAGTCGCTGCTAGCGCGCCGACTGTTCCCGCAAGCACGTCGCCAGTCCCCCCGACAGTCATCCCCGGGTTGCCGGTCCGGTTGACGCGCGTTCGCTCGCCGTCGGAAAGTACGTCGTACCGCCCCTTGACCAGCAGCGTGACGCCGAGGTCGGACGCGAACGATTCGACCAGATCGGCGCGCTCGCGCCAGCCATCAGCCGTCTCGCCGCCCATCGCCCGCAGTTCTCCCTGGTGGGGCGTCGCGATCAGCGACGCGTCGGTCTCGACGCCCGGGACCACTTCCAGCGCGTCGGCGTCGACCACTATGACGCCGTCGTAGCTACCGAGGAATTCCTGGACGGCCACGAGCGTGTTCTCCGCGGCTCCGAGACCGGGCCCCAGGACGACGCTGTCGTGATCGACTGCCAGTTCCCGCACCGTTGCGACCGAGTTCGGGGTGAACCGATCGCCGTCGAACGGCCTCACGATCAGGTTCTCGCTGTAGCCCTGGACCTCGCTGGCCACCGACTGTGGGCAGGCGACCCGGACGAGGTCGGCACCTGCTCGCAGTGCCGCCTGTGCCGCCAGCGCCGGCGCGCCGGTGTAGGGACCGCCGCCGATCACCAGCACCTCCCCGAACGCGCCCTTGTGGCTGTCGGCCGGCCGGGAGAGCCTGGATAGGTCGCCGCGCTCGACGAACCGCTCGGCGCCCTCGGGAATCCCGATGTCGGCCACCGTAACCGGCGCGGCAAGGGCGTCCAGTCCCGGTTTCGGCTTGTGGAAGGTGACGACGTGGTCGGCCTCGACGGCGTTGTCGGCCAGCGCGCCAGTCGTCCCGTCCATCCCCGAGGGGACGTCCACCGAGAGCACGGGCGTGTCGCTGTCGTTCAGCCGCGCGGCCGCCGTGGCCATCGGCTCCCGGAGCGCGCCGCTGACACCGGTTCCGAGCATCGCGTCGACGAACAGGTCGGGCTCCCCGAACTCGATCGCCGCCGAGTCCCGGACCTCGCGAGCGTCGAGTTCGCTCGCCTGCAGCGCTTCCCAGTTCTCGCGAGCGATCTCCGTCGTGATCGTCTCCGCGCGCCCGAGCAGTCGAACCCGGACGTCGTACTCTTCGAGGAACCGCGCCGCTGCGAAGGCGTCACCGCCGTTGTTCCCCCGTCCGGCGACGACGACTACTTCTCCCCCCGGGTCGACGGCCGACCGGACTGCGCGGGCGACGGCGTTGCCCGCCGATTCCATCAACTGCTTGGGTGGGACGCCGAGCGCGGCGCTGTTCCTGTCGATGACTGCCATCTGTTCGCTCGTGATGACGTCGCCGAGGCTCATACGATAGCCTTCGGCGGGACGGCGCAAAAACGGCGGGGGAAGACTGCCGGCTGTCAATACCGAATCTCGAAGCCGTCCAGCCCCGTCGGCTCCTCGTACTCGACGACGACGTCCTCGACCCGAGCCTGCGGACTCCCCTCGTGACAGAACTCGACCATCGCTTCGACAGTGTCTTTCGGCCCTTCGAAGACGGCCTCGACGCGGCCGTCGTCCAGATTCTTCACCCAGCCGTCGACGCCCTGCTCGCGGGCGGTGTCACGGGTCGTCGCCCGGAAGAACACGCCCTGGACGCGCCCGGAGATGAACACGTGTGCGCGAGTTCGCTCGCTCATATCTCAGGGTCGAACGGCCAGACACAAAACGTTCACCGAGCGAATCGCGCTCTACTGTCCGTCGGAGCCCGCCTCACAGCCCCATCGCTTCGATCTGTTCCTGATAGCGATTGCGGATCGTGACTTCGGTGACCTGTGCGACGTCGGCGACTTCCCGCTGGGTCTTCTTCTCGTTGCACAAAAGCGAGGCGGCGTAGATCGCTGCGGCGGCGTATCCTGTGGGGGATTTCCCCGAGAGCAGACCCTGCTCTGCGGTCACGTCGATGATTTCGTTGGCCTTGCTCTGGACTTCTTCGGTCAACTCCAGCGACGAGCAAAAGCGAGGGACGTATTTCTTGGGATCGACCGGTTCCATCTTCAGACCGAGTTCCTGGGAGATATACCGGTAGGTGCGGCCGATCTCTTTTTGCTCCACGCGGGACACGTCCGAGACTTCTTCCAGACTTCGCGGGATGTCCTCCTGTCGGCAGGCGGCGTACAGCGCTGAAGTGGCAACCCCTTCGATCGAGCGCCCGCGGAT comes from the Halapricum desulfuricans genome and includes:
- a CDS encoding NAD(P)-dependent oxidoreductase, yielding MNVSRVGPRANDRTQVCRPSTRAHMQTIGFIGLGAMGTPMAWNLEEAGHDLLVYNRSDGPTEPFADAGIDVADSPRAVGQQADVVVIMVTDDEALAAVLDGEDGLLIGLDSETTVIQMSTVTPEATEAAAQTVQAQNARFVDAPVSGTVGPAEEGTLTVLAGGDDDVIDDVEAILAAMGEPIVRCGDVGDGARMKLFVNLLLGDMMSAYAEALTFGAAQGLDLEAMQQVVEAGAVDSPLFRIKGDLIAERDFQPRFPVDLQFKDLRYANEVANDVGVQLPQTAAARESFSAASAMGHGNEDMTAVLKYLESIADVTVER
- a CDS encoding DUF5799 family protein, producing the protein MSDNSWRDALAAERMRVDREFEEQVQSSSFTRQQWGLVMTAVEFDIDGPSEPETAQLVADTSKLPSVMPQIEQMEQSGGGMGAPAGGAGGGGGSGGGLLGKLASILPGGDSSGGGKRQDEAASLAQEYAEALQQRLEKRDRWQAICEQASAE
- the purM gene encoding phosphoribosylformylglycinamidine cyclo-ligase — encoded protein: MSDDDSEQLTYAAAGVDIDASEAATKALIGAAGEFEGDYAGLVDIGEQYLALATDGVGTKLLVAEAVDDYSTVSIDCIAMNANDLIATGVEPVAFVDYLAVETPDEGTSEEIGAGLREGAERAGVALVGGETAVMPDVIRGLDIAGTCAGLAPKDAVFPGEAQPGDAIVGWPSSGIHSNGLTLAREAVTREHEYTDPFPPAPERTIAEELLTPTRIYSDVLAPLRQHDAHAAAHVTGGGWTNLTRMGPFHYEITDPFQPQPIFEFVQQEGNVDSEEMHRTFNMGTGFVAALAEADAETVVADSEDARIIGHVEDGPERVSIRGLDLD
- the hflX gene encoding GTPase HflX, producing MTDNTHRESAVVAKRVDSGSADTAEITDLARSAGYDVAGELTQTRTEDPAFHIGEGKAEQLAEVVARTDASVVVFDNQLGPYQTYNLGNKLPEGVRILDRFRLILEIFGQRAQTRKAQLQVELAELRYELPRAEAKASLAKRDERPGFMGLGEYDESREQDIKNQIANIREELQSIEETEQHRREQRRESGFDLVALAGYTNAGKSTLLRRLAADMAVDDNEDLHPDLDPTAESEDRLFTTLGTTTRQADLDRRDVLVTDTVGFISDLPHWLVESFKSTLDSVYRADLVLLVIDVSEPVEEIREKLVTSHDTLYERNEAPILTVLNKIDAVEDGELREKREALSALAPNPVAVSAREGQNIDRLRERIDEALPDLQRERLVLPMTDDAMSLVSWIHDHANVEDVEYGERIVVDFEARLSVVERARAKASDLVEPSAEPT
- a CDS encoding DoxX family protein; this encodes MSRRTIETDIFGRETTFEYSERWVGYSLVTLRLVMGWVFFYAGIDKLLAGDWSAQGYLMGAASREGSLFPGLWETMAQNYVGLIDPLNMWGLTLVGLALIVGAAVRWSAFWGSVIMLFYYLSGYPLENSLLIDSHVVYIALLFGIGAFGAGRILGVDEYLERTAVVENNPWLRYVLG
- the moaC gene encoding cyclic pyranopterin monophosphate synthase MoaC translates to MRDDADGRGGDELTHTDASGDAQMVDVGDKPDSQRRAVARGTIHLEASTVEAIRASELEKGDVLATARIGAIQAVKHTWETIPMCHQIPITNVETDFEVGDTEVTLTVAVETTGKTGCEMEALEGVTTGLNVVWDMVKAAEKDADGQYPETRISDVRVLEKEKSTR
- a CDS encoding NAD(P)H-hydrate dehydratase, with the protein product MSLGDVITSEQMAVIDRNSAALGVPPKQLMESAGNAVARAVRSAVDPGGEVVVVAGRGNNGGDAFAAARFLEEYDVRVRLLGRAETITTEIARENWEALQASELDAREVRDSAAIEFGEPDLFVDAMLGTGVSGALREPMATAAARLNDSDTPVLSVDVPSGMDGTTGALADNAVEADHVVTFHKPKPGLDALAAPVTVADIGIPEGAERFVERGDLSRLSRPADSHKGAFGEVLVIGGGPYTGAPALAAQAALRAGADLVRVACPQSVASEVQGYSENLIVRPFDGDRFTPNSVATVRELAVDHDSVVLGPGLGAAENTLVAVQEFLGSYDGVIVVDADALEVVPGVETDASLIATPHQGELRAMGGETADGWRERADLVESFASDLGVTLLVKGRYDVLSDGERTRVNRTGNPGMTVGGTGDVLAGTVGALAATRDPMAAAAIGAYVTGAAGDRIVDRRGYGLVATDLLDAIPPVMWGVDDA
- a CDS encoding acylphosphatase, yielding MSERTRAHVFISGRVQGVFFRATTRDTAREQGVDGWVKNLDDGRVEAVFEGPKDTVEAMVEFCHEGSPQARVEDVVVEYEEPTGLDGFEIRY